A genomic window from Thermodesulfovibrionales bacterium includes:
- a CDS encoding cupin domain-containing protein: MKRKIVFFAVAFLSLLVVMSGGLAAEKMKSAGTAGNIILTPDEFSWKDGPASLPETKIAVLEGDPGKKGFFVVRFKLPAGTKIPPHIHKNRERVTVISGKFNLAMGDKPENPTILQAGSYFSLPPKVVHNAWVDEETVLQISTMGPWTFKMVGKETEKKY; encoded by the coding sequence ATGAAAAGGAAAATCGTATTTTTTGCGGTGGCGTTTCTGTCCTTGTTGGTTGTCATGTCTGGCGGACTCGCTGCCGAAAAAATGAAATCGGCAGGAACTGCCGGAAACATAATCTTGACTCCCGATGAGTTTTCATGGAAAGACGGCCCCGCATCACTCCCTGAAACCAAAATCGCCGTTTTGGAGGGTGATCCCGGCAAGAAAGGCTTCTTTGTGGTACGCTTCAAACTGCCTGCCGGAACAAAGATACCTCCTCATATACACAAGAACAGAGAACGTGTCACCGTTATCTCGGGAAAATTCAATCTCGCCATGGGAGACAAACCTGAAAACCCGACGATACTGCAGGCTGGCAGTTATTTCTCCCTGCCACCAAAAGTTGTCCACAATGCATGGGTCGATGAGGAGACCGTCCTTCAGATCAGTACAATGGGCCCATGGACGTTTAAAATGGTAGGCAAGGAGACGGAGAAGAAGTATTAG